In one Lolium rigidum isolate FL_2022 chromosome 3, APGP_CSIRO_Lrig_0.1, whole genome shotgun sequence genomic region, the following are encoded:
- the LOC124696381 gene encoding serine/threonine-protein kinase PCRK1-like, whose product MWCLPRYFHRGVPKDEQGNDHTNPIPTSSTAYSGRSMSTATSSTVPSGSDHTGSINVSDMSAESMQRSQQYPSFSDRPANLRVFTFSELRNATRNLNRSLLVGEGGFGCVYRGTLKIAASPEEEAATVEVAVKHLNRNGLQGHKEWLTEVNVLGIVDHPNLVKLIGYCAQDDERGAQRLLVYEYMPNRSVDDHLSGRAIGTTLSWPMRLKVALDAARGLKYLHEDMDFQIIFRDLKTSNILLDENWNAKLSDFGMARQGPTEDLTHVSTAVVGTLGYAAPEYLQTGRLNAKSDIWSYGVLLYELITGRRPIDTHRPRSEQKLLEWVKPYISDTNRLRMIVDPRLEGHYNIKSVAKLVTVANRCLSRMPKARPRMGEVLDMVQKVVDVDAAAAGSAALPPLHYYSSSSREEEGDSKLKRENKRGFHGYRWPAGRGKAP is encoded by the exons ATGTGGTGCCTGCCGCGTTACTTCCACCGAGGCGTGCCCAAGGATGAACAGGGGAATGATCACACCAATCCCATCCCCACGTCCTCGACCGCCTACTCGGGGCGGTCCATGAGCACCGCCACGTCGTCGACCGTCCCGTCCGGCTCCGACCACACCGGCTCCATCAACGTCTCCGACATGAGCGCCGAGTCGATGCAGCGCTCGCAGCAGTACCCGAGCTTCTCCGACAGGCCCGCAAACCTCAGGGTCTTCACCTTCTCCGAGCTGAGGAACGCCACCCGCAACCTGAACCGCTCGCTCCTGGTCGGCGAGGGCGGCTTCGGGTGCGTGTACAGGGGCACCCTCAAGATCGCCGCCTCTCCCGAGGAAGAAGCCGCCACCGTTGAGGTTGCTGTGAAGCACCTCAACCGGAATGGGCTTCAG GGGCACAAGGAGTGGTTGACAGAGGTGAACGTTCTCGGCATCGTGGATCATCCCAACCTGGTGAAGTTGATTGGGTATTGTGCTCAGGACGATGAGCGAGGAGCACAGAGGCTTCTTGTATATGAGTATATGCCTAACCGGAGCGTGGATGATCACTTGTCGGGCCgagcaatcggaacaactctgtcaTGGCCTATGCGGCTCAAGGTAGCTCTCGACGCGGCCAGGGGGCTCAAGTACCTGCATGAAGACATGGATTTCCAG ATAATTTTCCGTGACCTCAAGACATCAAACATTCTGCTGGATGAAAATTGGAATGCAAAACTGTCTGACTTTGGCATGGCTAGGCAAGGCCCAACGGAGGACCTCACACACGTCTCGACAGCG GTGGTTGGCACCCTGGGGTACGCGGCACCGGAGTACCTCCAAACGGGGCGGCTGAACGCCAAGAGCGACATCTGGAGCTACGGCGTGCTGCTCTACGAGCTCATCACCGGGCGTCGGCCCATCGACACCCACCGGCCCCGGAGCGAGCAGAAGCTCCTGGAGTGGGTGAAGCCGTACATCTCTGACACCAATAGACTAAGGATGATCGTGGACCCGAGGCTGGAGGGGCACTACAACATCAAGTCGGTGGCAAAGCTGGTCACCGTCGCGAACCGCTGCCTTTCCAGAATGCCCAAGGCGCGTCCCAGGATGGGCGAGGTCCTGGACATGGTGCAGAAGGTTGTCGACGtcgacgccgccgctgccggttCTGCTGCTCTGCCGCCGCTTCACTactacagcagcagcagcagagagGAGGAAGGTGACTCCAAGTTGAAGCGGGAGAATAAGAGAGGGTTCCATGGTTACCGTTGGCCAGCTGGAAGAGGAAAAGCTCCCTAA